Proteins from a single region of Urocitellus parryii isolate mUroPar1 chromosome 4, mUroPar1.hap1, whole genome shotgun sequence:
- the LOC113195110 gene encoding olfactory receptor 5B3-like encodes MENRTEVTEFILLGLTNDPSLQLPLFVTFLLIYTITLVGNLGMILLILLDSCLHTPMYFFLGNLSLVDFCYSSAVTPKVMAGLLLGDKVISYNACAAQMYFFGAFGTVENYLLASMAYDRYVAVCKPLHYTTTMTTRVCTWLILGSYIVSFLNASIHIGDMFSLSFCKSNVVHHFFCDVPAVMVLSCSDRHVSELVLVSIVSFNIFFALLVILISYMFIFITILKMHSGAGYRKAISTCASHFTAVSIFYGTVIFMYLQPSSSHSMDTDKISSVFYTMVIPMLNPVVYSLRNKEVKSAFLKIKSLFICQKQSNL; translated from the coding sequence ATGGAGAACAGGACAGAAGTGACAGAGTTCATCCTGCTGGGACTGACCAATGACCCAAGTCTGCAGCTTCCCCTATTTGTGACCTTCCTCCTCATCTACACCATCACTCTGGTTGGGAACCTGGGGATGATCCTGTTGATTCTCCTGGACTCCTGTCtccacactcccatgtacttTTTTCTTGGTAACTTGTCTCTGGTGGATTTTTGCTACTCTTCAGCTGTCACTCCCAAGGTCATGGCTGGGCTCCTTTTAGGAGACAAGGTCATCTCCTACAATGCGTGTGCTGCTCAAATGTACTTTTTTGGAGCCTTTGGTACTGTTGAAAATTACCTCCTGGCCTCAATGGCCTATGATCGCTATGTAGCAGTGTGCAAGCCCCTGCACTACACCACCACCATGACAACACGTGTGTGTACCTGGCTGATCTTAGGCTCCTACATTGTTAGTTTCCTGAATGCCTCTATCCACATTGGGGACATGTTCAGTCTCTCCTTCTGTAAGTCCAATGTGGTCCACCATTTTTTCTGTGATGTTCCAGCAGTAATGGTTCTCTCTTGCTCGGATAGGCATGTTAGTGAGCTAGTTCTTGTTTCTATTGTGAGCTTCAATATCTTTTTTGCTCTCCTAGTTATCTTAATATCCTACATGTTCATTTTTATCACCATCCTAAAGATGCACTCAGGAGCAGGATATAGGAAGGCCATATCCACCTGTGCTTCCCACTTCACTGCAGTCTCCATTTTCTATGGGACTGTTATCTTCATGTACTTACAGCCCAGCTCCAGTCACTCCATGGACACGGACAAAATCTCATCTGTGTTCTACACCATGGTCATCCCCATGCTGAACCCTGTGGTCTACAGCCTGAGGAATAAGGAGGTCAAGAGTGCATTCTTGAAGATCAAGAGTTTATTCATTTGTCAGAAGCAAAGTAATCTTTAG